In the genome of Myroides phaeus, one region contains:
- the rpmG gene encoding 50S ribosomal protein L33 gives MAKKGNRIQVILECTEHKASGLPGTSRYITTKNKKNTPDRLEIKKFNPIMKKVTLHKEIK, from the coding sequence ATGGCAAAGAAAGGTAACAGAATTCAAGTAATCTTAGAGTGTACAGAACATAAAGCATCTGGTTTACCAGGGACTTCAAGATACATCACGACTAAGAATAAGAAGAATACTCCAGATAGATTGGAAATCAAAAAATTCAATCCTATCATGAAGAAAGTAACATTACACAAAGAAATTAAATAA
- a CDS encoding DUF4295 domain-containing protein, whose translation MAKKTVATLRTSSKKLTKAIKMVKSPKTGAYTFVEAVMAPDFVDDFLNKK comes from the coding sequence ATGGCAAAGAAAACCGTAGCAACTTTAAGAACATCTTCTAAAAAGTTGACTAAAGCAATCAAAATGGTTAAATCTCCAAAGACAGGTGCTTACACATTCGTTGAGGCTGTTATGGCTCCTGATTTCGTAGATGATTTCTTAAACAAGAAATAA
- a CDS encoding histidine kinase, with product MALYYDLGPLFKKYNDDQELVKERLVDFIEDSRRRLKKMKTGIDEKAYVKVNKHTQALLPSLDFLGMDQALEELSLIEKWTKEEGKTKEVKEIFKSFKTHVKNAVKELKKDFDL from the coding sequence ATGGCACTTTATTATGACTTAGGTCCTTTGTTTAAAAAGTATAATGACGATCAAGAACTTGTTAAAGAGAGATTGGTTGATTTTATAGAGGATTCACGTCGTCGTTTGAAAAAAATGAAGACAGGGATAGATGAAAAGGCATATGTAAAAGTTAACAAGCATACACAAGCTTTATTGCCTTCATTAGATTTTTTAGGTATGGATCAAGCTTTAGAAGAACTTTCTTTAATTGAGAAATGGACAAAAGAAGAAGGGAAAACTAAAGAAGTTAAAGAGATATTCAAGTCTTTTAAAACACACGTAAAAAATGCGGTAAAAGAGTTGAAGAAAGATTTCGATTTGTAA
- the rpmB gene encoding 50S ribosomal protein L28: MSRVCEITGKRAMVGNNVSHAMNKTKRKFSVNLVKKRFYIAEEDRWVTLKLSTSALKTINKKGITAVLKDAKVKGLVK, translated from the coding sequence ATGTCAAGAGTTTGTGAAATTACTGGTAAAAGAGCAATGGTTGGAAACAACGTTTCTCACGCGATGAATAAAACTAAGAGAAAGTTTTCTGTAAACTTAGTTAAAAAACGTTTCTACATTGCTGAAGAAGACAGATGGGTAACATTGAAATTATCAACGTCTGCATTAAAAACAATTAATAAAAAAGGTATTACTGCTGTGTTGAAAGATGCAAAAGTAAAGGGATTAGTAAAATAA
- a CDS encoding competence/damage-inducible protein A, protein MKASIVTIGDEILIGQIVDTNSAYLAKELDKLGFDVIEIITVSDKREAIEAVLQRQLSIVDLVIITGGLGPTKDDVTKNVFCDFFGDRLIEDESVLNHVSEMLERLFKRPLSPINRQQALVPSKAKVLFNKVGTAPGMLMSKENTTFISLPGVPFEMKTIFVDEVVPFVEKTFQKSFNFHKTIITYGLGESLLAELLEEWEDNLPQNVKLAYLPSAGSVRLRLSIQGDSKVFLEQVIDNQLKALPESVIPYVRAYEDLSLGEIVIRELENREKTISFAESCTGGKLSTMFNEKPGSSSYFKGGIVTYSTQSKIDLLGVNQATIDKYSVVSEKVAIEMATKAKERFKSDYAIATTGNAGPSKGDSPEEIGTVYIGIATPEKVFAKKYQFGQPREKVINSAVSKGLDLIYNEILEK, encoded by the coding sequence ATGAAAGCGAGTATAGTAACAATAGGTGATGAGATTCTGATAGGGCAAATAGTTGATACAAATTCGGCTTATCTTGCAAAAGAATTAGATAAGCTCGGTTTTGATGTTATAGAAATTATTACAGTTTCAGATAAAAGAGAGGCGATAGAAGCGGTTTTACAAAGACAGTTAAGTATCGTTGATTTAGTTATTATCACAGGAGGCTTAGGGCCTACGAAAGACGATGTTACTAAAAACGTTTTTTGTGATTTCTTCGGAGATAGATTAATTGAAGATGAAAGTGTTTTGAATCACGTTTCAGAAATGTTGGAACGTTTATTTAAAAGACCTTTGTCGCCAATAAATAGACAACAAGCATTAGTTCCTTCGAAAGCTAAAGTCCTATTTAATAAGGTAGGTACAGCTCCAGGAATGTTAATGAGTAAAGAGAATACTACATTTATATCATTACCAGGAGTTCCGTTTGAAATGAAAACAATCTTTGTAGATGAGGTTGTTCCTTTTGTAGAGAAGACATTTCAAAAATCATTTAATTTTCACAAGACTATAATTACTTATGGTTTAGGAGAGAGTTTATTAGCAGAATTATTGGAAGAATGGGAAGATAATTTACCACAAAATGTTAAGTTGGCCTATTTGCCAAGTGCAGGAAGTGTTAGATTACGATTGTCTATTCAAGGTGATTCGAAGGTTTTTTTGGAGCAAGTTATTGATAATCAATTAAAAGCGTTGCCTGAATCAGTGATTCCCTATGTTCGTGCATATGAGGATTTAAGTTTAGGAGAAATTGTTATCAGAGAATTGGAAAATAGAGAAAAAACTATTTCCTTTGCAGAAAGTTGTACAGGGGGGAAACTTTCTACAATGTTTAATGAGAAGCCAGGTTCTTCAAGTTATTTTAAAGGCGGAATAGTAACCTATTCTACTCAAAGTAAGATTGACTTGTTAGGAGTAAACCAAGCGACGATAGATAAATATAGTGTAGTAAGCGAAAAGGTAGCTATAGAAATGGCGACGAAAGCAAAAGAAAGATTTAAATCTGACTATGCGATTGCTACAACTGGTAATGCTGGACCGTCAAAAGGAGACTCTCCTGAGGAAATAGGAACAGTATATATAGGTATAGCAACACCTGAAAAAGTTTTTGCAAAGAAATATCAGTTCGGTCAACCAAGAGAGAAAGTCATAAATAGTGCGGTTTCCAAAGGTTTAGACTTGATATATAATGAAATATTAGAAAAATAA